The following are encoded together in the Falsiruegeria litorea R37 genome:
- the dgcA gene encoding N-acetyl-D-Glu racemase DgcA: MQIEVTRDVFKLAQVFTISRGSRTEAHVLTVRITDGEHQGVGECVPYARYNETLESVEAEILGLPENFDRESLMDLLPAGAARNAVDCALWDIEAKRAGKRAWELAGLEAPGAEITAYTLSLASPEEMRKQAEENAHRPLLKIKLGTADDMPRLEAVRAGAPNSKIIVDANEGWSAEVYADLAPHLVRLGVALVEQPLPAGEDDALIGMDRPVPVCADESCHDRTSLPKLKGKYDVVNIKLDKTGGLTEALKLRDAALAEGYEVMVGCMVGSSLAMAPATLVAQGAVVTDLDGPLLLAEDRDTPLNFDDAGVHPPEAGLWG, encoded by the coding sequence GTGCAGATAGAAGTCACCCGTGATGTGTTCAAACTGGCGCAGGTGTTCACCATCTCGCGCGGATCACGGACCGAGGCCCATGTGCTGACGGTGCGGATTACCGATGGCGAACACCAGGGCGTCGGCGAATGTGTGCCCTATGCCCGCTACAACGAAACGCTGGAGTCGGTTGAGGCCGAAATCCTGGGGTTACCTGAAAACTTTGACCGCGAAAGCCTGATGGACCTGCTGCCTGCAGGGGCTGCGCGCAACGCGGTTGATTGCGCCCTGTGGGATATAGAGGCCAAACGTGCCGGTAAGCGTGCGTGGGAACTGGCCGGGCTTGAAGCGCCGGGGGCTGAGATCACCGCCTACACGCTGTCGCTGGCCTCGCCCGAAGAGATGCGCAAGCAGGCCGAAGAAAACGCACACCGTCCGCTGCTCAAGATCAAGCTGGGCACCGCCGATGACATGCCGCGATTAGAAGCGGTGCGCGCGGGCGCGCCGAATTCAAAGATCATCGTGGATGCAAACGAAGGTTGGTCTGCCGAAGTGTATGCCGATCTTGCGCCACATCTGGTGCGCCTTGGTGTGGCGCTGGTCGAGCAACCTTTGCCCGCAGGTGAAGATGACGCGCTGATTGGCATGGACCGTCCGGTGCCGGTCTGCGCCGATGAAAGCTGCCATGACCGCACCAGCCTGCCCAAGCTCAAGGGCAAATATGATGTGGTCAACATCAAGCTCGACAAGACCGGCGGCCTGACCGAGGCGCTGAAACTGCGCGACGCGGCCCTGGCCGAAGGGTACGAGGTGATGGTGGGTTGCATGGTTGGCAGCTCGCTTGCCATGGCGCCTGCGACACTGGTGGCACAGGGTGCGGTTGTGACCGACCTTGACGGCCCGCTTTTGTTGGCCGAAGACCGCGACACACCGCTGAATTTTGACGACGCCGGAGTGCACCCGCCTGAAGCGGGCCTCTGGGGCTGA
- a CDS encoding D-amino-acid transaminase encodes MTRTVYVNGEYLPETEAKVSIFDRGFLMADAVYEVTSVLDGKLIDFEGHAVRLKRSLDELQMAEPCTKDELLEIHRKLVELNDINEGLVYLQVTRGSDGDRDFVFPSADTKPTIVLFTQNKPGLADSPAAKKGAKIISIEDIRWGRRDIKTVQLLYPSMGKMMAKAAGCDDAWLIEDGHVTEGTSNNAYFVKDGKIVTRPLSTDILHGITRKAVLRMAAEAQMEVEERLFTIDEAKEADEAFTTSASAFVMPVVEIDGVQLGDGTPGPIAKRLREIYLDESRKAAI; translated from the coding sequence ATGACCCGTACTGTTTATGTGAATGGCGAATACCTGCCCGAGACCGAGGCCAAGGTGTCGATCTTTGACCGTGGGTTCCTGATGGCGGATGCTGTTTACGAGGTGACCAGCGTTCTGGACGGCAAGCTGATTGATTTCGAAGGTCACGCCGTGCGTCTGAAGCGCTCGCTGGACGAGCTGCAGATGGCCGAACCCTGCACCAAAGACGAGTTGTTGGAGATCCACCGCAAGCTGGTGGAGCTGAACGACATCAACGAAGGTCTGGTCTATCTGCAGGTCACACGCGGCAGCGATGGCGACCGCGATTTTGTGTTCCCTTCGGCAGATACCAAACCGACCATCGTGCTGTTCACCCAAAACAAGCCGGGTCTGGCCGACAGCCCGGCCGCTAAGAAGGGTGCCAAGATCATCTCGATCGAGGATATCCGTTGGGGCCGCCGTGACATCAAGACCGTACAGCTGCTGTACCCGTCGATGGGCAAGATGATGGCCAAGGCCGCGGGTTGTGACGACGCATGGCTGATCGAAGATGGTCACGTGACCGAAGGCACCTCGAATAACGCCTATTTCGTCAAGGACGGCAAGATCGTGACCCGCCCGCTGTCGACCGACATCCTGCATGGCATCACCCGCAAGGCGGTTCTGCGCATGGCGGCTGAGGCTCAGATGGAAGTCGAAGAGCGTCTGTTCACCATCGACGAGGCGAAAGAGGCTGACGAGGCCTTCACCACGTCTGCGTCGGCCTTTGTGATGCCGGTTGTAGAAATCGACGGTGTTCAATTGGGCGATGGCACCCCGGGTCCGATCGCCAAGCGCCTGCGCGAAATCTATCTGGACGAAAGCCGCAAGGCCGCGATCTGA
- a CDS encoding CaiB/BaiF CoA transferase family protein, giving the protein MRPFDGLRVLDLTHVFAGPFCAYQLGVLGAEVIKIEPVSQPDMTRAEGADTALNAQGMGLSFQAQGGGKQTLALDLKSEQGRALFDRLVATADVLVQNYTAHAVEELGLGYDRLSALKPDLIYCAISGFGATGPKAAHAAYDVVIQAYTGIMAANGEADSDPVRVGPAMVDYGTGAQAAMAVSAALFGRSRTGLGRRIDVSMADCALMLMNSHTATTLATGQAPKPHGNQDPSLAGYATYDTADGQLMIGAFSNTQMANLMRVVGQGARADAIQTTPRAQISARREEDAAVLAEVLATGTAAEWEEKLNAAHVPAARVRGLAETLTEDQLASRPVIQSVDGTALAVAGFGFDHGGPSLDHAPRAHGADSRSVLAELGVGQSEFDTLQDQGVVFSPF; this is encoded by the coding sequence ATGCGACCGTTTGATGGCTTGCGGGTGCTGGACTTGACCCATGTGTTTGCAGGTCCATTTTGCGCCTATCAGTTGGGCGTTCTGGGGGCCGAGGTCATAAAGATCGAGCCCGTCAGTCAGCCCGATATGACCCGAGCAGAAGGCGCAGATACTGCGCTGAACGCCCAAGGTATGGGCCTGTCTTTTCAAGCGCAGGGCGGCGGCAAGCAGACATTGGCGTTGGATCTGAAGTCCGAGCAAGGCCGGGCTTTGTTCGACCGGCTTGTCGCGACGGCGGATGTTCTGGTGCAAAACTACACCGCCCACGCGGTTGAGGAGTTGGGATTGGGGTACGACCGCCTGTCCGCGTTGAAACCCGATCTGATCTATTGTGCGATCAGCGGGTTTGGGGCCACAGGGCCCAAGGCAGCGCATGCGGCTTATGATGTGGTGATCCAGGCCTACACCGGGATCATGGCCGCCAATGGCGAGGCGGACAGTGACCCGGTCCGGGTGGGGCCCGCGATGGTCGACTATGGCACCGGGGCGCAGGCGGCGATGGCGGTCTCGGCGGCTTTGTTCGGACGGTCGCGTACGGGTCTGGGGCGGCGGATCGACGTGTCGATGGCGGATTGCGCGCTGATGCTGATGAATTCGCACACCGCGACGACGCTGGCGACGGGACAGGCGCCCAAACCGCACGGCAATCAGGATCCCAGCCTTGCGGGCTATGCGACCTATGACACCGCAGACGGTCAGCTGATGATCGGCGCATTCTCCAACACGCAGATGGCCAACTTGATGCGCGTCGTCGGGCAGGGCGCGCGGGCGGATGCCATCCAAACGACGCCCCGCGCGCAGATCAGTGCGCGTCGAGAAGAGGATGCGGCGGTTTTGGCTGAGGTTCTTGCAACAGGCACAGCAGCAGAGTGGGAGGAAAAGCTGAATGCAGCCCATGTTCCCGCAGCTCGGGTGCGCGGTTTGGCCGAGACCTTGACGGAAGATCAGCTGGCGTCCCGCCCGGTGATCCAGTCCGTGGACGGCACGGCGCTGGCCGTGGCCGGGTTCGGTTTTGATCACGGCGGGCCGTCACTGGATCATGCACCGCGTGCGCACGGGGCCGACAGTCGGTCGGTGCTGGCCGAGTTGGGGGTCGGCCAGAGTGAATTTGATACGTTGCAGGATCAGGGCGTGGTGTTCAGCCCTTTTTAG
- a CDS encoding DUF1244 domain-containing protein: MDQQTEIELQAAAFRRLQKHLMEDRTDVQNIDMMNLAGFCRNCLSRWYQEAANEKGIEMNKGQSREIFYGMTMDEWKANYQTEASPEKQAAFEVAFEENVTKKG; the protein is encoded by the coding sequence ATGGACCAGCAGACAGAAATCGAACTCCAGGCCGCTGCTTTTCGCCGCCTGCAAAAGCACCTGATGGAAGACCGCACTGATGTGCAGAACATCGACATGATGAACCTGGCCGGGTTCTGCCGCAACTGCCTGTCCCGCTGGTATCAAGAGGCAGCGAACGAAAAAGGCATCGAAATGAACAAGGGGCAGTCGCGCGAGATCTTTTACGGCATGACCATGGACGAATGGAAAGCCAACTATCAGACCGAAGCGAGCCCCGAAAAACAGGCCGCGTTCGAGGTCGCGTTTGAAGAGAACGTGACTAAAAAGGGCTGA
- a CDS encoding DUF6868 family protein, translating to MTVEFLTTVFGWMTVLNIGFLAFTTVMLLAMQNWVTGVHARMFKMEEADVRKAYFAYLAKYKTLTLIFAVAPYLALKLA from the coding sequence ATGACCGTAGAATTCCTGACCACCGTCTTTGGATGGATGACCGTTCTGAACATAGGCTTTCTGGCCTTCACCACGGTGATGCTGTTGGCAATGCAGAATTGGGTGACCGGGGTTCACGCCCGCATGTTCAAGATGGAAGAGGCCGACGTCCGCAAGGCGTACTTCGCCTATCTGGCAAAATACAAGACACTGACCTTGATCTTTGCCGTGGCGCCTTATCTTGCTCTCAAATTGGCTTGA
- a CDS encoding N-formylglutamate amidohydrolase — protein MTYTPFYTHGENKPSRWLITCDHATNTVPPEIDGGDLGLPREDMERHIAYDVGAYEVSKHLGEILNAPVVASNFSRLVIDPNRGEDDPTLLMKLYDGSIIPGNRHADAAERERRLDMCYRPYHRELARMAALPHAVIVSIHSFTRQLRGRDPRPWEIGILYTPDERFSRPLINRLKAEGDLTVGENEPYTGVLPGDAIDTHCTAHGRPNVLIELRNDLIADHTGQRAWAERLAPILTAALEDSGL, from the coding sequence ATGACATACACCCCCTTTTACACCCATGGCGAAAACAAACCCTCCCGCTGGCTGATCACCTGCGATCACGCCACCAACACCGTCCCGCCCGAGATCGATGGCGGCGATCTGGGGTTGCCGCGCGAGGATATGGAACGTCACATCGCCTATGACGTCGGCGCCTATGAGGTGTCGAAACATCTTGGCGAGATCCTGAATGCGCCCGTTGTGGCCTCGAACTTCTCACGTCTCGTGATCGACCCGAACCGGGGCGAAGATGACCCGACACTGTTGATGAAGCTCTACGATGGCTCGATCATCCCCGGAAATCGCCACGCGGACGCGGCCGAGCGGGAGCGGCGGCTGGACATGTGCTATCGCCCCTACCACCGAGAATTGGCCCGCATGGCCGCCCTGCCGCATGCGGTGATTGTGTCGATCCATTCCTTTACCCGCCAGCTGCGCGGTCGCGATCCCCGCCCGTGGGAAATCGGCATCCTCTACACCCCGGATGAGCGGTTCTCGCGCCCGCTGATCAACCGGCTCAAGGCCGAGGGCGATCTGACTGTGGGTGAAAACGAGCCCTACACCGGCGTTCTGCCCGGCGATGCAATCGACACGCACTGTACCGCCCATGGCCGCCCGAACGTGTTGATCGAGCTGCGTAATGACCTGATCGCGGATCACACTGGTCAGAGAGCATGGGCCGAGCGTCTGGCCCCGATTCTGACTGCTGCGCTGGAGGACAGCGGGCTCTGA
- the pyk gene encoding pyruvate kinase, translating into MRRLRNVKIVATLGPASEDYDMIRSLHEAGADVFRLNMSHGSHDEIREKHRIIRQVEKDLDSPIAILADLQGPKLRVGVFAGDAEELVPGASFRLDLDEAPGDASRVCLPHPEIFQALEPGAHLLVNDGKIRLKVESCGVDHANCTVEIGGTISNRKGVNVPDVVLPLAALSEKDRADLEFVCQLGVDWLALSFVQRPKDVFEARALADGRAAILSKIEKPAAVEAFDDILDASDGIMVARGDLGVELPVAAVPPIQKRLVRKCRAAAKPVIVATQMLESMIESPMPTRAEVSDVATAIYEGTDAIMLSAESAAGGYPVEAVQTMDRVATEVEADPTYVQIIAASRTAKGTTVADGIVAAAREIAEKTDIKAICCFTQSGTTALKTARERPGVPILALTSLRGTARRLCLSWGCHCVMTPELERFKSAVVNAARAARADGFATETDQIVVTAGVPFNVPGSTNILRVAPCDERLIYNTDPG; encoded by the coding sequence ATGCGACGCCTCAGGAATGTAAAAATTGTGGCGACGCTGGGACCGGCGTCAGAAGACTATGACATGATCCGGTCACTGCATGAGGCGGGCGCGGACGTGTTTCGTCTGAACATGAGCCACGGCTCGCATGACGAGATCAGGGAAAAGCATCGCATCATCCGTCAGGTGGAAAAGGACCTGGATAGCCCGATTGCCATTCTGGCCGACCTTCAGGGGCCGAAACTGCGGGTGGGCGTCTTTGCGGGCGATGCTGAAGAGCTGGTGCCGGGCGCGTCCTTCCGTCTGGACCTAGATGAGGCGCCCGGCGATGCAAGCCGTGTTTGCCTGCCGCACCCCGAGATTTTCCAGGCGTTGGAACCGGGCGCGCATCTGCTGGTGAATGACGGCAAGATCCGGCTGAAGGTCGAGAGTTGCGGCGTCGATCACGCCAATTGCACGGTCGAGATTGGTGGGACGATTTCAAATCGCAAGGGCGTGAACGTCCCGGACGTGGTGCTGCCACTGGCGGCGCTGTCCGAAAAGGACCGCGCCGATCTGGAATTCGTCTGCCAATTGGGCGTCGATTGGCTGGCGCTCAGCTTTGTACAGCGCCCCAAGGACGTGTTCGAAGCGCGTGCATTGGCTGATGGCCGCGCCGCCATTTTGTCCAAGATCGAAAAGCCTGCGGCGGTCGAGGCGTTCGACGATATCCTTGATGCATCGGACGGGATCATGGTCGCGCGTGGCGATCTGGGGGTCGAACTGCCTGTGGCCGCTGTGCCGCCGATCCAAAAACGTCTGGTGCGCAAATGCCGGGCAGCGGCCAAACCGGTGATCGTGGCGACCCAGATGCTGGAAAGCATGATCGAGAGCCCGATGCCCACCCGGGCCGAGGTTTCAGATGTGGCCACGGCCATCTACGAGGGCACGGATGCCATCATGCTGAGCGCGGAATCCGCGGCAGGTGGTTATCCGGTCGAGGCCGTTCAAACCATGGACCGTGTCGCGACCGAGGTCGAGGCCGACCCGACCTATGTTCAGATCATCGCCGCCTCTCGTACCGCCAAGGGGACGACGGTGGCAGACGGCATCGTTGCGGCGGCACGCGAGATCGCCGAGAAAACGGACATCAAGGCGATCTGCTGCTTCACCCAAAGCGGGACAACCGCGCTCAAGACCGCGCGCGAGCGGCCCGGCGTGCCGATTCTGGCGCTGACATCGTTGCGGGGAACGGCGCGGCGCCTGTGTCTGAGCTGGGGCTGCCATTGCGTGATGACGCCCGAGTTGGAGCGGTTCAAAAGCGCCGTGGTCAACGCCGCGCGCGCCGCGCGGGCGGATGGGTTCGCGACTGAAACTGATCAGATCGTTGTGACGGCAGGGGTGCCGTTCAATGTGCCAGGGTCCACGAACATCTTGCGGGTTGCGCCCTGTGATGAACGGCTGATTTACAACACTGATCCGGGCTAA
- the rpmI gene encoding 50S ribosomal protein L35: protein MPKMKTKSSAKKRFKVTATGKVLAGQAGKRHGMIKRTKKFIRDARGNTTLSAPDAKIVKGYMPYDR from the coding sequence ATGCCCAAGATGAAGACCAAGTCGAGCGCCAAGAAGCGCTTCAAGGTGACAGCAACCGGTAAGGTCCTGGCGGGCCAGGCCGGCAAGCGCCACGGCATGATCAAGCGGACCAAGAAATTTATCCGTGATGCCCGCGGCAACACCACACTTTCTGCCCCCGACGCCAAGATCGTCAAGGGCTACATGCCCTACGATCGCTAA
- the rplT gene encoding 50S ribosomal protein L20, translating to MSRVKGGTTTHARHKKVIKAAKGYYGRRKNTFKVATQAVDKANQYATRDRKQRKRNFRALWIQRINAAVRSHDEALTYSRFINGLNLAGIEVDRKVLADLAVHEPDAFGAIVAKAQAALAA from the coding sequence ATGTCCCGCGTTAAAGGTGGAACCACGACTCACGCCCGTCACAAGAAGGTCATCAAGGCCGCCAAAGGTTACTATGGCCGCCGCAAGAACACCTTCAAGGTCGCAACTCAGGCCGTCGACAAGGCGAACCAGTATGCAACTCGCGACCGTAAGCAGCGCAAGCGGAACTTCCGCGCGCTGTGGATCCAGCGCATCAACGCCGCCGTCCGTTCGCACGACGAGGCGCTGACATATTCGCGCTTCATCAACGGTCTGAACCTGGCCGGTATCGAAGTGGACCGTAAGGTCCTGGCCGACCTGGCCGTGCACGAGCCCGACGCGTTCGGTGCCATCGTTGCCAAGGCACAGGCTGCTCTGGCCGCGTAA
- a CDS encoding YbfB/YjiJ family MFS transporter — MQIVTPPRPWLVLLGLALGVCVTNGFARFAYGLILPAMKSSQGWSYAEAGWLNTANALGYVFGSLFTALLIRRVGASRLFSSGVVLTAICLFATGLDPSFWAQSLWRILAGVFGAGSFVAGGALAAALFQDDPKRNALSIAFYFGGGGGLGIILCGATLPLMLEWMGPTSWPWSWIGIGLISFAICPLSIWAGEVLRVPTPGPETRHPVPARRMLGEFCGYAGFGLGYIVYLTFLALWMKERDYSVMLISGVWVLLGACITLSPFVWRSIFARYANGVPLAMILTGIAIGSALPIFFPTAVGVLISAVVFGLSVFMAPGAITNFTRKNMPQDSWGATISLFTVVFAVSQTVGPIGAGLIGDSTGDIGDSLLTASALLMLGAALAVTQKPLAPSKGRPH, encoded by the coding sequence ATGCAGATCGTAACCCCGCCAAGGCCTTGGCTGGTCCTTTTGGGTCTTGCCCTGGGCGTGTGCGTCACCAATGGATTTGCCCGATTTGCCTATGGCTTGATCCTGCCCGCCATGAAATCGTCACAGGGGTGGAGCTATGCCGAAGCCGGTTGGCTCAACACCGCAAACGCTTTGGGATATGTCTTTGGGTCGCTGTTCACAGCCTTGCTGATCCGTCGCGTCGGTGCTTCGCGGCTTTTCAGTTCGGGCGTTGTACTGACCGCCATCTGTCTCTTTGCCACCGGGCTTGATCCGTCGTTTTGGGCGCAAAGCCTGTGGCGTATTCTGGCCGGCGTCTTTGGCGCAGGATCCTTTGTGGCTGGGGGTGCGCTGGCGGCCGCACTGTTTCAGGACGACCCAAAGCGCAACGCGTTGTCGATAGCCTTCTACTTTGGCGGTGGCGGCGGTCTTGGCATCATTTTGTGCGGCGCAACGCTCCCCCTGATGCTTGAATGGATGGGCCCCACCTCCTGGCCCTGGAGCTGGATCGGAATCGGCCTGATCAGTTTTGCGATCTGTCCGCTCAGCATCTGGGCAGGCGAGGTGCTCCGAGTCCCCACGCCCGGCCCTGAAACCCGCCACCCTGTGCCTGCACGCCGCATGCTGGGGGAGTTCTGCGGCTACGCCGGGTTTGGTCTGGGCTACATCGTGTATCTGACGTTTCTGGCGCTTTGGATGAAAGAACGCGATTACAGCGTCATGCTGATATCAGGCGTTTGGGTGCTGCTTGGAGCCTGCATAACCCTGTCACCTTTTGTCTGGCGGTCCATTTTCGCGCGGTATGCCAATGGTGTCCCATTGGCCATGATCCTGACGGGGATCGCGATCGGCTCTGCTCTGCCAATCTTTTTTCCGACTGCGGTAGGGGTGCTGATTTCTGCTGTGGTCTTTGGATTGTCGGTCTTTATGGCGCCGGGCGCGATCACGAATTTCACCCGCAAGAACATGCCGCAAGACAGCTGGGGCGCTACAATCAGCCTGTTCACCGTGGTGTTCGCAGTGTCGCAAACCGTAGGGCCAATCGGCGCGGGACTGATCGGGGACAGCACCGGAGACATCGGCGACAGCCTGCTGACGGCATCCGCCCTTCTGATGTTGGGCGCGGCCTTGGCGGTGACGCAAAAACCGCTCGCGCCATCCAAAGGACGGCCTCACTAG
- a CDS encoding Hint domain-containing protein, whose product MARISELHYSNAYARSSGVSEFLEVSLSPSENPADFTVSFYQANGNVGIEVRLDDPWVQVSVDPDNGEIVYVISADFFNIRLTDPDGGGSNNYEAYALTNTSTNEVVDFYDIGGGTQNITANNGAAAGATSDNLPVLVGPNATTTTLQFNQPNPDVLTYGTVNPGDSGLACFVAGTMIDTASGERPVEMIKPGDLVMTRDDGLQPVRWIGSKTVRGHGRLAPVRIAAGAYGTNRDILVSPQHRILVSGWEVELLFGEPEVLVPAKSLIDGQSVSWAPQDIVRFVHILFDAHQIVSTGGLASESFYPGQLALSGLEDETAHELFALFPELRDTPECYGAPARAIHSGPQATLLRRA is encoded by the coding sequence GTGGCCCGTATCAGTGAACTTCACTACTCCAACGCTTACGCCCGCTCATCGGGTGTATCTGAATTTCTCGAGGTCTCGCTCAGCCCCAGTGAGAACCCCGCTGATTTCACCGTGTCTTTTTATCAGGCCAACGGCAACGTCGGGATCGAGGTTCGATTGGATGATCCTTGGGTCCAGGTTTCCGTTGATCCGGATAATGGCGAAATCGTCTATGTAATCTCGGCTGACTTCTTCAACATCAGGCTGACCGACCCCGATGGGGGTGGATCGAACAATTACGAGGCCTATGCGTTGACCAATACCTCGACCAACGAGGTGGTCGACTTTTACGACATTGGTGGCGGGACGCAGAACATTACGGCCAATAACGGCGCGGCGGCTGGGGCGACTTCGGACAACTTGCCTGTCCTTGTTGGACCGAATGCCACCACGACTACACTGCAGTTCAACCAGCCCAACCCAGATGTCTTGACCTATGGTACTGTGAATCCCGGCGACTCGGGATTGGCGTGTTTTGTGGCGGGAACAATGATCGACACGGCCAGCGGGGAACGCCCGGTCGAGATGATCAAGCCCGGTGATTTGGTCATGACGCGTGACGACGGCTTGCAACCCGTGCGCTGGATCGGATCTAAGACAGTGCGCGGCCATGGACGATTGGCTCCGGTGCGGATCGCGGCAGGGGCATATGGAACAAACCGAGATATCCTGGTTTCGCCTCAGCATCGCATCCTGGTTTCAGGTTGGGAGGTGGAGCTTTTGTTTGGTGAACCCGAGGTTCTGGTGCCCGCCAAAAGCTTGATCGACGGGCAGAGTGTCAGTTGGGCGCCGCAAGATATTGTACGTTTCGTGCACATCTTATTTGATGCGCATCAGATCGTGTCGACAGGTGGTCTGGCCAGTGAAAGCTTTTATCCCGGTCAGTTGGCCCTGAGCGGATTGGAAGACGAGACGGCGCACGAGCTGTTTGCGCTTTTCCCGGAACTGCGTGACACGCCCGAATGTTACGGCGCGCCTGCGCGTGCAATCCACAGCGGCCCGCAGGCCACATTGTTGCGTCGCGCTTGA
- the pheS gene encoding phenylalanine--tRNA ligase subunit alpha codes for MDDLKAKYLGQIADAGDEAALEAIRVAAVGKKGEVALKMRELGKMTPEERQVAGPALNALKDEINSALAAKKAGLADAALDERLRTEWLDVTLPVRPRRQGTLHPISQASEELTAIFAEMGFAVAEGPRIETDWYNFDALNIPGHHPARAEMDTFYMHRDEGDNRPPHVLRTHTSPVQIRSMEKTGAPIRVICPGGVYRADYDQTHTPMFHQVEGLAIDKDISMANLKWVLEEFVKAFFEVDGVDLRFRASHFPFTEPSAEVDIRCSWEGGTLKIGEGDDWLEILGSGMVHPKVIAAGGIDPDEYQGFAFGMGIDRIAMLKYGIPDLRAFFESDLRWLRHYGFAALDMPNLHGGLSR; via the coding sequence ATGGACGATCTTAAGGCAAAATATCTAGGTCAGATCGCCGATGCGGGCGACGAAGCGGCGCTCGAGGCAATCCGCGTCGCCGCCGTTGGCAAAAAGGGCGAAGTGGCCCTGAAGATGCGCGAATTGGGTAAGATGACGCCCGAGGAACGCCAGGTGGCAGGCCCCGCGCTCAACGCGCTTAAGGATGAAATCAACTCGGCATTGGCCGCCAAAAAGGCTGGTCTGGCCGATGCGGCGCTGGACGAGCGTTTGCGCACTGAATGGCTGGATGTGACCCTGCCCGTGCGCCCACGTCGCCAGGGAACCCTGCATCCAATCAGCCAAGCCAGCGAAGAGCTGACCGCGATTTTTGCCGAAATGGGCTTTGCTGTCGCCGAAGGGCCGCGGATCGAGACCGATTGGTACAACTTTGACGCGCTGAACATCCCCGGCCACCACCCCGCGCGGGCCGAGATGGACACGTTCTACATGCACCGCGATGAGGGGGACAACCGCCCGCCGCATGTGCTGCGCACGCATACGTCTCCGGTGCAGATCCGTTCGATGGAGAAAACCGGCGCGCCGATCCGCGTGATCTGCCCCGGTGGTGTCTACCGCGCCGATTATGACCAGACGCACACGCCGATGTTCCATCAGGTCGAAGGTCTGGCCATCGACAAGGACATTTCGATGGCGAACCTGAAGTGGGTGCTCGAAGAGTTCGTGAAGGCGTTCTTCGAGGTTGATGGCGTCGACCTACGCTTCCGCGCCTCGCACTTCCCCTTCACCGAGCCGTCGGCCGAGGTCGACATCCGCTGTTCGTGGGAGGGCGGCACGCTGAAAATTGGTGAAGGCGATGACTGGCTGGAGATTCTGGGCTCGGGCATGGTTCACCCCAAGGTGATCGCCGCCGGTGGTATTGATCCTGACGAGTATCAGGGCTTTGCCTTTGGCATGGGGATCGACCGGATCGCGATGCTGAAATACGGCATCCCCGACCTGCGTGCCTTCTTTGAAAGCGACCTGCGCTGGCTGCGGCACTATGGGTTCGCCGCGCTGGACATGCCGAACCTGCATGGTGGTTTGAGCCGCTAG
- a CDS encoding alpha/beta hydrolase family esterase yields the protein MIKHALACLLLSATSALAMGPWKSDCHGQTACDLGERSYHVLEPDGWDGETPLPVLMHFHGWSRQGDLVVRHQRIAGHTKLRGVLLVAPNGRHKSWDFWTSDTDDVGFGDDVLADVAKHYPIDPERIYVSGYSYGGAMAWRYACQSKTPIAALMGIAGTIRQTEHCPTAPAEVRHVHGLRDTVMGFPFGPDGDTTHPVALWRAQYDCGDATPKGDWSVEPFLTLSRVEWTSCQQGKVTLDTHPGGHFIPHGWVGRQLDELLGRAPTYP from the coding sequence ATGATCAAACACGCGCTTGCCTGCCTTCTTCTCTCTGCAACCTCAGCCCTGGCCATGGGGCCGTGGAAATCCGACTGCCATGGGCAGACCGCCTGTGATCTGGGCGAGCGTTCATATCATGTGCTGGAACCTGATGGTTGGGACGGTGAGACGCCCTTGCCGGTGTTGATGCATTTCCATGGCTGGTCGCGACAGGGTGATCTGGTGGTTCGGCATCAACGGATCGCAGGGCACACGAAACTGCGCGGTGTCTTGTTGGTGGCTCCGAACGGGCGGCACAAAAGCTGGGATTTCTGGACCTCGGACACCGATGACGTGGGCTTTGGTGATGATGTGCTGGCGGATGTGGCAAAACACTATCCGATCGACCCCGAGCGCATCTATGTTTCAGGCTATTCTTATGGCGGAGCGATGGCCTGGCGCTATGCCTGTCAGTCAAAAACGCCGATCGCGGCGCTCATGGGCATTGCAGGCACCATCCGGCAGACCGAACATTGCCCCACCGCCCCCGCGGAGGTGCGCCATGTGCATGGGCTGCGCGATACGGTGATGGGTTTTCCCTTTGGCCCGGATGGGGACACAACCCACCCCGTTGCCCTGTGGCGGGCGCAATACGACTGCGGCGATGCCACGCCCAAGGGGGATTGGAGCGTCGAGCCGTTCCTGACGCTGAGCCGCGTGGAGTGGACCAGCTGCCAGCAGGGCAAGGTCACTCTGGACACCCATCCGGGCGGGCATTTCATCCCGCACGGTTGGGTTGGGCGCCAGCTGGACGAGTTGCTGGGGCGTGCGCCGACTTACCCCTGA